One segment of Polaribacter huanghezhanensis DNA contains the following:
- a CDS encoding pyruvate carboxylase, producing the protein MKIKKVLVANRGEIAIRIFRACTEINVKTVGVFTFEDRYSLHRYKADESYQIGEDNEPLKPYLNINELIKVALECGADAIHPGYGFLSENAQFAQKCEENGIIFVGPKVSVLTSLGDKITAKEVAAANHIPIIRSNKKSLKDIETALSEAEIIGYPIMLKAASGGGGRGMRVIRESSELKGAFNESKREALNAFGDDTVFLEKFVENPKHIEIQIVADNYGNIVHLFERDCSVQRRYQKVIEFAPSYDLKQETKEALYNYAIKICKAVDYNNIGTVEFLVDDDGSIYFIEVNPRIQVEHTVTEVVTNIDLVKTQLFIAGGYKLADQQIKIPNQEAIKVTGYALQCRITTEDPQNDFKPDYGEITTYRSASGFGIRLDAGSVYQGAIVSPFFDSMLVKVTANSRTLDGACRKVRRALAEFRIRGVKTNMPFLDNILKHETFRKGEVTVNFIKKNPDLFIFKAPRNRATKLVTYLGDVIVNGNADVKKIHPTKTFVKPVVPRFDTHSVHPKGTKDLLTTLGPDKFSQWLKAEKKIHYTDTTMRDAHQSLLATRMRTFDMLKVAEGYSKNNPDIFSMEVWGGATFDVCLRFLQENPWERLQLLRKAMPNTLLQMLLRGSNGVGYTAYPDNLIEQFVEQSWENGVDIFRIFDSLNWMKSIAPCIEHVRNRTNGLAEGSICYTGDILNPKNTKYNLKYYTSLAKDIENAGAHILAIKDMAGLLKPYAAFELVSALKQEINIPIHLHTHDTSSIQSATYLKAIEAGIDVVDVALGGLSGLTSQPNFNSVVEMMKFNERENPLNIDSLNEYSNYWETVREFYYPFESGLKSGSGEVFKHEIPGGQYSNLKPQAQALGLEDRFHEITAMYADVNMLFGDIVKVTPSSKVVGDMAQYLVSNNLTVQDVLEKGDSISFPQSVVSFFKGDLGQPVGGFPKELQKLILKNEKPYTDRPNAHMAPLDIEAEYKEFKKIFEQDLSRPINLTDFLSYKLYPKVFTDSYNKHLKYDNLMNLPTKNFFYGMEIGEEIIVELDKGKTLLITLDSVGEPNEDGFVTVYFKVNGQGRSVQIKDASIKVDKVEHVKADKSNPKEIGAPLQGMLSTILVKEGEEITKNQPLFIIEAMKMETTITANEDTTIQQVILKPGVMVNSEDLIIRLS; encoded by the coding sequence ATGAAAATTAAAAAAGTCCTTGTTGCTAATAGAGGCGAAATTGCCATCAGAATTTTTAGAGCCTGTACAGAAATAAATGTAAAAACTGTAGGTGTTTTTACCTTTGAAGATCGCTATTCCCTTCACAGATATAAGGCCGATGAATCTTACCAAATTGGAGAAGACAACGAGCCGTTAAAGCCCTATTTAAACATCAATGAACTTATAAAAGTAGCTTTAGAATGTGGCGCTGATGCCATTCATCCTGGTTACGGATTTTTATCAGAAAATGCACAATTTGCTCAGAAATGTGAAGAAAACGGCATTATTTTCGTCGGGCCAAAGGTATCTGTTCTTACATCTCTTGGCGATAAAATTACTGCGAAAGAAGTAGCCGCTGCGAATCACATTCCAATTATCAGAAGCAACAAAAAATCGTTAAAAGATATTGAAACTGCTTTAAGTGAAGCAGAAATCATCGGATATCCAATTATGCTAAAAGCCGCTTCTGGTGGTGGTGGAAGAGGAATGCGTGTGATTAGAGAATCTTCAGAGTTAAAAGGCGCTTTTAACGAAAGTAAACGTGAAGCTTTAAATGCGTTTGGAGACGATACCGTTTTTTTAGAAAAATTTGTTGAAAACCCGAAGCACATAGAAATTCAGATTGTAGCCGATAATTACGGAAATATCGTTCATTTATTTGAACGTGATTGTTCGGTACAACGTCGTTATCAAAAAGTGATTGAGTTCGCGCCTTCTTACGATTTAAAACAAGAAACAAAAGAGGCTCTTTACAACTATGCAATTAAGATTTGTAAAGCTGTCGATTATAACAATATTGGTACGGTTGAATTTTTAGTTGATGATGATGGTTCTATTTATTTTATTGAAGTAAATCCGAGAATTCAAGTAGAACACACCGTTACGGAAGTAGTTACCAATATCGATTTGGTAAAAACGCAATTGTTTATTGCCGGAGGATATAAATTAGCCGATCAGCAAATAAAAATTCCAAATCAAGAAGCTATTAAAGTTACTGGTTATGCGTTGCAATGTAGAATTACTACCGAAGATCCACAGAACGATTTTAAACCAGATTATGGCGAAATTACAACCTATAGAAGTGCTTCAGGATTCGGAATTCGATTAGATGCAGGATCTGTTTATCAAGGTGCAATTGTGTCTCCATTTTTCGATTCTATGTTGGTAAAAGTAACTGCAAATAGTAGAACTTTAGACGGAGCGTGTAGAAAAGTACGCCGTGCTTTAGCAGAATTTAGAATTAGAGGAGTAAAAACAAACATGCCTTTTTTAGATAATATTTTAAAACACGAAACTTTTAGAAAAGGAGAAGTAACTGTTAATTTTATCAAAAAAAATCCAGATTTATTTATTTTTAAAGCCCCTAGAAACAGAGCTACCAAATTAGTAACCTATTTAGGCGATGTCATTGTGAACGGAAATGCGGATGTCAAAAAAATTCATCCTACAAAAACATTTGTAAAACCTGTTGTCCCAAGATTTGATACACATTCAGTACATCCAAAAGGCACAAAAGATTTACTAACAACATTAGGTCCAGATAAATTTTCTCAATGGTTAAAAGCTGAAAAGAAAATACATTATACAGACACCACCATGCGTGATGCGCATCAAAGTTTGTTAGCTACCAGAATGCGAACTTTTGATATGCTAAAAGTTGCTGAGGGATATTCTAAAAACAATCCTGATATTTTTAGCATGGAAGTTTGGGGAGGCGCAACCTTTGATGTTTGTTTGCGTTTTTTACAAGAAAATCCATGGGAACGCTTACAATTATTACGTAAAGCAATGCCAAACACGCTTTTACAAATGCTTCTTAGAGGCTCAAACGGTGTTGGTTACACAGCGTATCCTGATAATTTAATCGAACAATTTGTAGAACAATCTTGGGAAAATGGTGTCGATATTTTTAGAATTTTTGATTCTTTAAACTGGATGAAATCCATTGCTCCTTGTATTGAGCATGTCAGAAACAGAACGAATGGTTTAGCCGAAGGATCTATCTGTTATACTGGCGATATTTTAAATCCGAAGAACACCAAATACAACTTAAAATACTATACAAGTTTAGCAAAAGATATTGAAAATGCTGGAGCACATATTTTAGCCATTAAAGACATGGCTGGTTTGTTAAAACCCTATGCTGCTTTTGAGTTGGTTTCGGCATTAAAACAAGAAATTAACATTCCAATTCATTTACATACGCATGATACTTCGTCAATTCAGTCTGCCACCTATTTAAAAGCGATTGAAGCTGGCATTGATGTTGTTGATGTGGCTCTTGGTGGTTTATCTGGATTGACATCGCAACCCAATTTTAATTCGGTTGTAGAAATGATGAAATTTAATGAACGTGAAAACCCTTTGAATATTGATTCATTGAACGAATATTCAAACTATTGGGAAACGGTTCGAGAATTTTATTATCCGTTTGAATCGGGTTTAAAATCGGGTTCTGGAGAAGTCTTTAAACACGAAATTCCTGGCGGACAATATTCCAATTTAAAACCACAAGCACAAGCCTTAGGATTGGAAGACCGATTTCATGAAATTACCGCAATGTACGCTGATGTTAACATGCTTTTTGGCGATATTGTAAAAGTTACACCAAGCTCTAAGGTTGTTGGGGATATGGCGCAATATTTAGTGAGCAACAACTTAACGGTTCAAGATGTATTAGAAAAAGGAGATTCAATTTCCTTTCCACAATCTGTGGTAAGTTTCTTTAAAGGAGATTTAGGTCAGCCTGTTGGCGGCTTTCCAAAAGAACTTCAAAAGTTAATTTTAAAAAACGAAAAACCATATACGGATAGACCAAATGCGCACATGGCTCCTTTAGATATTGAAGCTGAATACAAAGAATTTAAAAAAATATTTGAGCAAGATTTAAGCAGACCAATTAATTTAACCGATTTTCTGTCGTACAAATTGTATCCAAAAGTTTTTACAGATTCGTATAACAAACATTTGAAGTATGACAACCTAATGAATTTACCAACCAAAAATTTCTTTTACGGAATGGAAATTGGTGAAGAAATTATTGTTGAATTAGACAAAGGAAAAACATTACTTATTACTTTAGATTCTGTTGGCGAACCAAATGAAGATGGTTTTGTTACGGTTTATTTTAAAGTAAACGGGCAAGGTAGGTCTGTACAAATAAAAGACGCATCTATTAAGGTTGATAAAGTAGAACATGTAAAAGCAGACAAATCAAATCCAAAAGAAATAGGCGCTCCATTACAAGGAATGTTGTCTACAATTTTAGTAAAAGAAGGAGAAGAAATTACTAAAAATCAACCTTTATTTATTATTGAAGCCATGAAAATGGAAACGACCATTACAGCAAATGAAGACACCACCATTCAACAAGTGATTTTAAAACCAGGAGTTATGGTGAATTCTGAAGATTTAATTATTCGATTATCATAA
- a CDS encoding CPBP family intramembrane glutamic endopeptidase — MLGLFVIILVSWLLLHFIEKKNIAVLGIIPNRKRTTQFFIGFVFTILLCLLTIYIETLILSVKWQLNSGIHYQTILNALVYHLRSALTEDLVFRGAILYILIRKIGTQKAILISALCFGIYHIFSYGMLGSGIISIVYVIIITGFTGYVWAYTFAKTNSILMPLGFHLGWNLMLTFFMQSQPYGELLFTEVSRMELSEWNGLYFSLFKGLFPSLVTFIFVKQYLHYNERLKIRKL; from the coding sequence ATGTTAGGATTATTCGTAATAATACTAGTTTCGTGGTTGCTGTTGCATTTCATCGAAAAAAAGAATATTGCTGTTTTAGGAATCATTCCAAACCGCAAAAGAACCACTCAGTTTTTTATAGGTTTTGTATTTACAATTCTTCTTTGTTTATTAACTATTTATATTGAAACACTAATTTTATCTGTAAAATGGCAACTAAATTCGGGAATACATTATCAAACTATTTTAAACGCATTGGTGTATCATTTAAGATCTGCTTTAACAGAAGATTTGGTTTTTAGAGGCGCTATTCTTTATATTCTTATTCGAAAAATTGGCACACAAAAAGCGATTCTTATCTCAGCTTTATGCTTCGGGATTTATCATATTTTTTCGTACGGAATGTTAGGAAGCGGAATTATATCAATAGTATATGTTATCATTATAACAGGATTTACTGGTTATGTTTGGGCGTACACATTTGCAAAAACAAATTCTATATTAATGCCTTTAGGATTTCATTTGGGATGGAATCTTATGCTTACATTTTTCATGCAATCTCAACCTTATGGAGAACTTCTATTTACAGAAGTCTCAAGAATGGAATTATCTGAATGGAATGGATTGTACTTTTCGCTTTTCAAAGGCCTTTTTCCTTCTTTAGTCACATTTATTTTTGTAAAACAATATCTGCATTATAATGAAAGGCTTAAAATTAGAAAACTTTAA
- the gyrB gene encoding DNA topoisomerase (ATP-hydrolyzing) subunit B, whose protein sequence is MSEEKKHDYSADSIQALEGMEHVRMRPSMYIGDIGVRGLHHLVYEVVDNSIDEAMGGYCDTIDVTINEDNSVTTRDNGRGIPVGIHKKEGVSALQVVMTKIGAGGKFDKDSYKVSGGLHGVGVSCVNALSEHLRATVHKDGKVWEQEYEKGKALYPVKTIGETDFTGTIVTFSPDKSIFLQTTEFNYETLSTRMRELSYLNKGITITLTDKRNTDDEGSFISEVFHSEIGLPEFIRYLDSTREQLIGDVISIEGEKNGVPVEVAMVYNTSYSENLHSYVNNINTHEGGTHLSGFRRGLTATLKKYADDSGLLKNLKFEIAGDDFREGLTAIISVKVQEPQFEGQTKTKLGNREVTAAVSQAVSEMLTDYLEENPNDAKIIVQKVILAAQARHAARKAREMVQRKTVMSIGGLPGKLSDCSETDPAQCEIFLVEGDSAGGTAKQGRDRNFQAILPLRGKILNVEKAMQHKVFENEEIKNMFTALGVSIGTEEDPRALNLTKVRYHKVVIMCDADVDGSHIATLILTFFFRYMREMVEQGYIYIATPPLYLVKKGQKREYAWDDNQRDLIAQQMGGSVTIQRYKGLGEMNAEQLWDTTMNPEFRTLRQVVIDNATEADRVFSMLMGDEVPPRREFIEKNAKYANIDA, encoded by the coding sequence ATGAGCGAAGAAAAAAAACACGATTATTCAGCCGATAGTATTCAGGCATTAGAAGGAATGGAACATGTTAGAATGCGTCCATCAATGTATATTGGAGATATTGGAGTTCGAGGATTGCATCATTTAGTATATGAAGTTGTAGACAACTCTATCGATGAAGCAATGGGCGGATATTGTGACACTATTGATGTAACCATCAACGAAGACAATTCTGTTACCACTAGAGATAATGGACGTGGAATTCCGGTTGGAATTCACAAAAAAGAAGGCGTTTCTGCACTACAAGTTGTAATGACAAAAATTGGTGCCGGTGGTAAATTTGACAAAGATTCTTATAAAGTTTCTGGAGGTTTACACGGAGTTGGTGTAAGTTGTGTAAATGCACTTTCTGAACATTTAAGAGCAACGGTTCATAAAGATGGAAAAGTTTGGGAACAAGAATATGAAAAAGGAAAAGCATTATATCCTGTTAAAACTATTGGAGAAACAGATTTTACAGGGACAATTGTTACTTTTTCACCAGACAAATCAATCTTTTTACAAACAACAGAATTCAATTACGAGACTTTATCAACTCGTATGCGAGAATTATCGTACTTAAATAAAGGAATTACAATTACACTTACTGATAAACGCAACACAGATGACGAAGGAAGCTTTATCTCAGAAGTTTTTCATAGTGAGATTGGTTTGCCTGAATTTATCAGATATTTAGACAGCACAAGAGAGCAATTAATTGGTGATGTTATTTCTATTGAAGGAGAAAAAAATGGCGTTCCTGTTGAAGTTGCCATGGTATATAACACTTCGTATTCAGAAAATTTACATTCGTATGTAAACAATATTAATACACACGAAGGAGGAACACATTTATCTGGTTTTAGACGTGGATTAACAGCTACGCTTAAAAAATACGCAGATGATTCTGGATTGTTAAAGAATTTAAAATTCGAAATTGCAGGTGATGATTTCCGTGAAGGATTAACGGCAATTATTTCAGTAAAAGTTCAAGAACCTCAATTTGAAGGTCAGACCAAAACAAAATTAGGAAACAGAGAAGTTACTGCTGCAGTATCTCAAGCTGTTTCTGAAATGCTTACTGATTATTTAGAAGAAAACCCGAATGATGCAAAAATCATTGTTCAAAAAGTAATTTTAGCAGCACAAGCACGTCACGCAGCGCGTAAAGCCAGAGAAATGGTGCAACGTAAAACGGTGATGAGTATTGGTGGTTTACCTGGTAAATTATCTGACTGCTCTGAAACAGATCCTGCTCAATGTGAAATTTTCTTAGTTGAGGGAGATTCGGCAGGTGGAACAGCAAAACAAGGAAGAGATAGAAATTTTCAAGCAATTTTACCTTTACGTGGAAAAATATTGAATGTTGAAAAAGCAATGCAACACAAAGTTTTTGAAAACGAAGAAATCAAAAACATGTTTACGGCTTTAGGCGTTTCTATCGGAACAGAAGAAGATCCAAGAGCATTGAATTTAACTAAAGTACGTTATCATAAAGTGGTTATTATGTGTGATGCCGATGTAGATGGTAGCCATATTGCAACATTAATTTTAACGTTTTTCTTTAGATATATGAGAGAAATGGTTGAGCAAGGATATATTTATATTGCAACGCCACCTTTATATTTAGTGAAGAAAGGACAAAAAAGAGAATATGCTTGGGATGACAATCAACGTGATTTAATCGCTCAACAAATGGGTGGTTCTGTTACTATTCAACGTTATAAAGGTTTGGGAGAAATGAATGCTGAACAATTATGGGACACCACTATGAATCCAGAGTTCAGAACCTTAAGACAAGTTGTAATAGATAATGCAACAGAAGCTGATAGAGTATTTTCTATGTTAATGGGAGATGAAGTTCCGCCACGTAGAGAGTTTATAGAAAAGAATGCAAAATATGCAAATATTGATGCCTAA
- a CDS encoding DUF6588 family protein, with translation MKKYILIFISVFALSNTAKAQDGFEGYLLAGDSDRGKLIDAYINPAMKGLIHSMNNGWYHTAKVHKKFGFDISISLNASIVPTKDEMFTLSGLTSINTGSITAATVSGSEKTTPITTVNYVYNGTTYSTTFNAPGGVKEKLPSNAIPAPAVQLSIGLPFKMDAMLRYVPKVGSDNVKGDLLGLGIKKEITSWFGPLDKLPLHVSLLAAYTTMNVDYNITNTGSVNVTNGVAEFELKSYTVQAIASLNFPFINFYGGLGYGSGSSTLKMLGNYTLSYGPLTRTIKDPINSKFDANGFRSTIGTRLSLGFLKIFGSFTFQEYNTANLGFAISIR, from the coding sequence ATGAAAAAGTACATTTTAATTTTTATCAGCGTATTTGCACTAAGCAATACTGCTAAAGCACAAGATGGTTTTGAAGGATATCTTCTTGCGGGCGACAGTGATAGAGGTAAATTGATTGATGCATATATCAATCCAGCAATGAAAGGATTAATTCACTCTATGAATAATGGTTGGTACCATACAGCAAAAGTTCATAAAAAATTTGGTTTTGATATTTCAATTAGTTTAAATGCATCAATAGTTCCTACAAAAGACGAAATGTTTACCTTATCTGGTTTAACATCAATAAATACAGGTTCTATAACTGCTGCAACAGTTTCTGGATCCGAAAAAACAACCCCTATTACTACTGTCAACTATGTTTATAATGGCACAACATATTCAACAACATTTAATGCACCAGGCGGTGTCAAAGAAAAATTACCATCAAATGCTATACCAGCACCAGCTGTTCAATTAAGCATAGGATTGCCTTTTAAAATGGATGCAATGTTGCGTTATGTCCCAAAAGTTGGTTCTGATAATGTAAAAGGAGATTTACTTGGTTTAGGTATAAAAAAAGAAATAACAAGTTGGTTTGGCCCTTTAGATAAATTACCTTTACATGTTTCTTTATTAGCTGCATATACCACAATGAATGTGGACTATAATATTACCAATACTGGAAGTGTTAATGTAACAAATGGTGTTGCAGAATTTGAACTGAAATCTTATACTGTTCAAGCAATTGCCTCATTAAATTTCCCTTTTATCAATTTTTATGGAGGTTTAGGATACGGATCAGGAAGTTCAACTCTTAAAATGCTAGGGAATTATACATTATCTTATGGCCCTCTAACTAGAACGATTAAGGACCCTATTAATTCAAAATTTGATGCAAATGGTTTTAGATCAACAATAGGAACTAGACTAAGCTTAGGTTTTTTAAAGATTTTTGGAAGTTTTACTTTCCAAGAATACAATACAGCAAATCTTGGTTTTGCCATAAGTATTAGATAA